The segment acactgttcatgtgaacagtactcAAAGCACATTAACAataacattataaagtcggcTCATCGTAGCCCAAAACTGTGAGGAGGtgacaagatcttgaacaaatctcccaatttcagaccttgcataatAGCTAGTCAACCACTCAGAAGAGGTGAACATCTTTAGTAGCCCATGCTTTCgggaaatgaggctatcaattgcaatgtaatgtgttgcaaatcttgttgttgcaggcctcactaaatccctttataactcctcatcaatgccaaaacccaactatggttataaataaagttggtgattttccCTGCATTACCAACCAACTGTTGGATCTtgggcaattctcctatgtccttgaATATCAAATCTATACAATGAGCcgcacatggtgtccaaaatagaTGTTGCCTCTTTAAAATAAGCAACTGACCCGCCTTTttgaaatttgctgcattgtcaATTACTAtttggacaacattttcttctcccatctcctccacaacttcatccattaacttaTACAAGTAATGGacatctttgatttcactagatgcattgaccgacttgtggaagatcgtcTTTCCATCACAGTAGacaagaaaattgatgatggataatcttgttggtccacttcgtccatcacacatgatggtcactccatTTAATGACCACTTTTCCTTGAACCTCTCAacatactcatgcacctcttggacaatatcatccaagtaaggcccagCAATCTCATAaggtgtgggtggcttaacatttttcccacaccgctgaatctcctttaccatggccttgaagtggggatctttggccttatgtggtggaatcatagaactgtggaaccatctgcagattgctctgcctatccttttactaagtgttttgggttgaaagctttcttcaatcctctgttggcCAGCATCCCTTGGTCTGTAGATAATAGGATCCATGTCTCTAATatctgggctcttctttctcttacccttaccattatttgtaaaccggtcaaacattCCTTTGACACTGGTTGCTCTAAGGCCAACAGGCCCCTTACCCTTACATACAAatggacgacaagaggagccaacaccaatatctacagggcCCTGGCTTTGGGGTCGAGCTGATTGACTTCTGATCAATTGATGAACTCTCCATTGTTCCTCTCTTacttcatgtcttgattgtcTCATCGCCCATGCCAACTCTAGGTCTtcctctgcttccatatccgatcctttataagcttcaaaatcttccatcaaattttccaccaaaacatcctcatcctcatgtgcttgcttagattttttttttgaatctctaaggtgtttttgcattgcctTGCTTAACTCTACAGGACATTTTGTACACTTGGCAAATTTCCATATCCTCCTACCATGTGTTCTTTTTGCTGAGTTAtcccacctccaagatgttgaGTGTCACAGAAGTTGCACTGTGTATGCAATCTGTTGTTGTTTAtcttggtacaataagaccacccaatgtcttgttgtcgcggcatcgtcctaaacaccaaacaaaagtagataactatataagtattaaactatattaaaatccacacataaataatttatacaagtacatgtccatatgatgcatgtcatgcattgcGTCATTTGTATGTACTTACTACTTAGCAAAGTTTCCCTAAGCaaaatttaaacatttttatattttatacaATTAGTTtcacattatttatttttcaaataatgaaaaatgacataataatcTAATATACTACATTAGCATACAAATAATATGAATCtaactcttctcttctatttcagccATTGATACgttttatcaaactataatgaaagagtaaagatgaaaaaatcatgattttttgcattttttaaagtattttataattttagaagatagcaaaaaaataaaaaaaatacagattttagggtaaaaatataatctTCATGGAATGTGatagatctatacataatgtagtACATATATTATGTACATTAgcatatgttttaatttttagaagaaaaaaaaaaaatcattttatggaagcaattttcggttttgggtaaaaatgcaaagaaacatggattttgaactcaaatctttgtaaatgtatacaaagaatgcaatactaagttagattaacatattccctttgaatcatagcaaaaaacagaccaaaaatcaaagatttaacaaaaaaatcaagttttttttcaaaaaacctacctttcccttcaagaacaccttttgatttcgaatgtggGTTGTTGGATGCAGCAAATGCTCAGATTTCAGCTCCTTTAGGATCGTTTTTTACTAAGGAATCAAAGCCCTAAAAAAATCTGCTCGAAAAACCAAGTTTGAATATGGATTTTGAGGGTTTTCTCAAGGCTGGAACTGCCTTTTTTCCGCCAAACAGCTCCTGTGTCGTGTTTCTGCTGCTAAGAATGAATCACATGTGTTTAATTAAGTTGGTCGAgacgtctcgatatgtatcggtacgtatcgatatgtatcgaccgatacatattgatatGTACTGAtacaaatcgatacgtatcgatatgtatcgaccgatacatattgatacgtaccgatacatatcgatacgtatcgatatgctaaaaacattaaaaaaaatgggtcaaaagGACGTCTCgtctgtatcgatacgtatcgtatcaatatgtatcggtcgatacataccgatacagtcgagacatttaattttttttaaaaaatagagaCGTATCGGCCTGTCTCGTCTCGAcatcgaccgataccgagacgaaTCGGCCGATACTATACGAGACGGACTGATACTTAATTCCTTGCCCAAGATTGATGTTTGGTAGAGCAGACCAAATGTTGGAGAGAGTGATGCGAAGAAGGAGGCAGGTTCCAACCAGAGGGGGCAAGGATATCAGCCACCGTAGCATTTCTGGAGATGCCTGAACTGTAGATAACTCTGGGGCTAACTAGATGAAGAAGGATGCCCATAGGATGCCAGTAATCCAGCCAGAGGGAAGTAATGGAACCATCACCAATGCGGGAGTATATAGCTCCTTGAACAAGGGGACGAGTGGCTAAAATCTTCCGTCAGACCCAAGAGGCATCAATGGAAGGGGAGACAGTCCAAATAAAGTCTTGCTGAAGGTGCCTTGAGtagatccaatcaacccaaatacttctttttttttaggctATCTTCCAAATCAATTTGATTATGCCAGCCAAGTTAACCTCCTTGATTCTTTGGATACCGAAGCCACCCTCTTCTTTTGGGAGGCAGACTGAAGCCCAGCTGATTGGGTGGAGGAATCTAGAGGAGTCAGTGCCCTTCTAAAGGAAGGAGGCCATAAGGGCTTCTAAGGCCTTGATAGTGGAATGAGGCAATCCATAAATACCCGACCAGTAGATGTAAGAAGATTCCAACACTGACTTGATAAGAACTAGGCGACCTGCGTAAGATAGAAGCTTTCCTTTCCAGAGTTGAAGTCTTTTCCTGATGAGGCCCAGCATAGGAGTGCAATGGTGGGCTGAGAGCCTAGCAGGGATCAAAGGGAGCCCCAAATTGTTGACAGGGAGCTGGCCAACTGGAAAGCCCACTTTCTCGATGAAGGCTGCTCTGTCTTGATCAGGAACCCCagcaaggaaaagaagggattTAGAAGAGTTGATGCACAGCCCCGAGATCAATTTGAAGGGATGCAGACAAACCATAATGGTTTTAAAGGAACTGATTGAGGCCTTTGAGAAGACCATGAGGTCGTCAGCAAAAGCTAAGTGGGAGAGCTTTAGGGCTTTGCACTTCGCAATGGGAGAAATAAGATTCTGGTTCGTGCATATTTGAATGTCTCTTGAGAGAACTTCTACAGCCAAAGTGGAGATGTAAGGGGAGAGGAGGCACCCTTGTCTGATTCCTTTTGAGGTTGAGAAGTAACCACCAGCTGGGCTGCCATTGACTAGAACCGAGAGCCTTGTAGTGGAGATACAAATATGGATCCAGTGAATAAAAGCAGGGGGAAAGCCCATCTTATTCATCACTTTGAAAATGAAGTCCCATCTTagagagtcaaaagccttgtgaataTCTATCTTCATGAGGGCTGCTTGGCAGTGACTGGATCTTTCAAACCCTCTAACAATCTCATTACAAAGAAGGATATTATCCGAAATACATCTGCCTGGGATGAAAGCCAACTGGTTTTCGCTGACTAGCAGATCCACAACACCTTTGAGTCTGAtggcaaggattttggcaatgaacttgtatatcagattgcaaagggcaatgggcctgaaatccGACATCACAGAGGCCCCTTCCTTTTTGGGAATCAAGCAAAGAAAAGTGTGGTTTACCCCTTTGATTTGAcacagattgaagaagaagctctggACAGCTTTGATGAGGTCTGCCTTAATAATATCCCAAGCTGCTAAGTAAAACCCCATGCTGAAACCATCTGGGCCAGGAGCCCCATTGACTTTAAGGGAACGAATAGCAGCTTCAATTTCTGATTCATCTGGAATAGCCCGAAGAGAAGGGAGCAGCTCCTTAGGGATGAACTTGTTAAGCAGGCTGTTGGGGAAAGAGCCCGGATCATCTAAAGGACCATTGAAAATATCCTTGAAGTGATTGACAGCCATGTCTTTAATATCTTTCACAGTAGTAATAGCCGAACCATCAGGAGCCCTTAGCATGAGGATTGAATTTGCATTTGTCCTGGCTTTCAAGGACCGATGAAAATAAGCTGAATTTGAGTCTCCCCCAACTCCAGCCATTTGATCCTTGATTTTTGCTTAAGGAAGCATTCTTCTTGCGAGAGGAGAGATGAGAGCTCAAGAGAGACCTCCTTTTATTCTTCAGCCAAGGAGACATTGAGAGAATCATATTGTAACTGCAGCTGAATAGTAGAGAGCTTATCTTTGCAGAGCAAGACCTGCTGGGAGATGTTGCCAAAAGAGCTCTCGTTCCAACTTTTGAGGGCATCCTTTACATTGCGGAGCTTCTTGGCAAAAGCAACAAGAGGGGAGGAGAATGCATTTACATTTTTATTCCAAGCCTCCTGGACTGTGGGCAAAAAAGAGGAATTTGatgtccacatgtcaaagaacttgGAAGGCTTAGGACCAAAAGAGATGCAAGGTTGGATGGTAAGAGTGATAGGGGAGTGATCCGAGATCCCTGGAGTATCAAAAGTGGCAAGGGATGAAGGGTGGGAAGACAGCCACTCTTCATTGACCAGAATTCTGTCCAACTTACAAGTTCTACGAGCCGAGCCTGATCTTTTGTTATTCCAAGTGTGAGGAGGACCAGTCCATCTTAGATCATTAACCCCAATGTCTTCAATGCAGTCATTGAAGGAATTGATAGCATCCATGTCAAGCTGAACTCCACCCTGCTTCTCATGACTGAATCTAATAACATTAAAATCACCCCCCAGCCCCCAAGGGGCTGTTCCAATCAGATTTGCAATGGAGCGCAAGTCAGTCCAAAGAGAGAGCCTTTGAGAGGGGCAGTTTGAAGAATAAATAACAGTTAAAAAAAGAACAGATTGGCTGAGGATATCATAGAATTTAAGATGAAGGAattgagaggaagaggagatgagagagataacAAACTTTGAAGGATCCCATAAAACCCAAATTCTGCCATTTGGGTGGTGGGAATAGTTGGAGACCAACGAGGGGCAATGGAGGCCATGATATTAGCAGAGTTGGATTCCTTGATGTGAGTTCAAGTAAACAACAGAAGCTTGCCTGGGAAAGCTTAATTTTGGAACGAACTGCAGCTTGCTTAGCCAAAGAATTTAAGCCCCTAGTATTCCAGAGTAGGCCTTGATTCATTTGGACAGAGGGGGAAAGGGCACCACAGGCTCACAGAGCCTAGAGAGGACAGACAGGGGCTGGGAAGAGCTTCTTTTCCTCCTACCGTAAGAGGAAGCAGGGGAAGATTTGGCCAAGGAGGGAGGGAGGTTTTggtgatgcaggtccaagtacacgaaagaagaagaagagcagcttttgattttcgttggagcctttattttacatatttagttttctttcttatgttaggggtaaaacagtcttttatttatttaagtgtTGCTTAGTtgcccctccacgattttagagggataggttgttttatttatttgttaaaacTTGTATTTCTAGTTAGAGTACAAGTGTGTTAATTGTACTTAGAGTTCAGATTAGGCATCACTAGTCCTAGTCTGATTAGGATTGAGTCTAGGATTTAGAACTAGGATTCCTAGTTCAAATTCACATAATTgtgtaaggcctttggccatcttttttattataaatagacagatcgtgggaggctcccccacaacttTTCAGTATTAAAAAATCTCTGTTTTCAGATCTGAGACTGCTGCAATCgagctgctgcctctgctcctctgcgagcttgcatccttgtggactcaaggtggtgaagggtgggttctcctgcgactccttgcactgtgaaggtcaggaggTCTCTTCAAACATCAATCTGCTGTTTCTGTTATGCAAATCAGACCTGCAACCAGTAAGTTACATCTGCCCTATTATTTCCTCTTGCTTAACCCTAACCTACAACCATTATCCTgcaaaccctagttcttctttaaACCCTAAAGCTCCTAAACTTTTCCCAGCCCTAACCAGCCAACCAAATCATCCCAAACTTCAACCGAACCTTCTTCCCCACCTCTGTGACACTCGACCAGAGTCCCTTGACCTGCTTCCccctagaaaccctagatctcttcattctcaaaacccaaaaccctaaccctaatatttctgaaattttatttcttattcaaacctaaTTAAAACCTATACCAATAGACTACTAAAAACCTGCataccattacccaataaaaccttAACTcaaactccaactccaactccttaccctaattttgccctaatcaacctaatctgcccattcggccaaacCTATTAcacaacctggtcctaagtgaaaCTTAttccacctaggctacatcaaattggtatcagatctATGGAAGGACAAGGCACACCTGTTGTTGATCCACCACGGCCACCTCCACCTGATCCAATGGCTGCAATTCTCGACATGCTCCATAAGATCAGTGATCGGTTACAGATTGTTGAGCAAAAGCAAGCTGTGCCTATTGTAAACAACCCTCTATACGTAGAAGAGGATCGACTACAAGTACATTCTGAAGTTcatggaactctgggaagggatgaaCATCATAGAGATCATTCTAGACGTCACAAGGACCACAGAGATCAGTCTAGACATGACCGAGACTACAGGGATCGACGTAGGTAtgacagagatgactacagagaagacagggacataactactgaagcacctcgaagacctaactttgaggaatacttgagatcctacttcactggagatgaatCCCACAACAGGAGATTTGATACGCAGAAGGTCAAGCTAGAATTGAAAGAGTATGATGGGCATGGTGATCCATAGAAATTctatgattggcttgctgccctagatgactattttgactggtatgactTGCCTGCAGACCGAAAGATGAGACTGGCACGTACTAAATTAATTGGCTCTGCTCGAGAATGGTGGCGTAAGACAGAGAGGGACATGGAACGTGAAGGTAAAGCACCTACCAACTGGGAGGATATGAAGTATGATCTGAAAGAGAAGTACTTACCAAGACACTATAGagctcagatgcaagatcaattcaactcccttcgTCAAGGGAACATGACTGTATCCGAGTACATGCAGAAGTTCGattctctctcatctcgcaCTGACACCATAGAAAGTGCTACTCAGATGTTATCTCGATCTCGATTGGGATTGAGATCTGATATCATTAAAGCTATTGGAGTTGTGGATGTTCTGAACATCAAGGACTGCTTTGAGAAAGCATTAAAGGCTGAAGAACTATTGAACACCACTAGAAGGTTTGGCTCCACTGCTGTCGACACCAGGAAATCTTTTCCAGCATCCAAGCCAACTAATGGTTACAATAGAGGTAATAACACCACTGCTGGTTCTACACGGACAGCCCCCTACActggtagttcttctcgtgtggACAAGGGCAAAGCTCCAATGACCACCAGTGAGTCAAACACTTGCTATCGCTGCAATGAAAAGGGACATTATGCTAAGGACTGCCCACAAAAGCAGAGACCGATTCATGTAGCTGAAAAGGAGGAAGACAACCCTGATGAATTTGATGAACAGGGTATTTGTGCATTACCCcttgatgatgacgatgatgggGCTGCTTATTTTGATGACTTGGGTGATGACTTTGAAGATACCCAAGGTGTACACGTAGTAGCACGTATATTGAGTGCTGAATCTAAAGGTGAAGACTGGCGACGCAATTGCATCTTCTATACTCGCTTGCGAGCAGGTGAACGCACTGCCCAGATAATTGTTGACAGTGGTAGCTGCGTTAATGTTGTGTCTAAAGACCTTGTGAAGAAGGCAAATCTGAAATTTGAGAAGCATCCGATGCCCTACAAAGTCTCCTTATTAAATGGAAATAAGCTTGATGTGAACAAGAGATGCTATGTTCCCTTATAAGCCCAAAAGTATTCagaggaaatttggtgtgatatCATTCCTATGAGAATGACTGATGTTCTACTAggaagaccatggctttatgacaATGATGTTACTCTCCTAGGAAGAAAAAACCTCTGTGTGTTTCAACATAAAGGAGAAGAAATCAAGTGGTACCCACTTAATTTGCCTGCAGAAGTACGAAATCGCCGTGTCATGCGCACAAATCAAAAGGGGACAGAATCTGGAAACAAAGTGCTAGCTGTCCCACAGAGGGAATTTGAACAAACTAGCCATGATACAGGTCTGGTTCTTGCCTTGGTGACTAAAGAGGTTGCTGCCCCAACCAAAGAGAAGTTTACACAGCCCATCAAGGACTTATTGCAGGATTTTTCAGATGTAGTCCCAAAAGAACTGCCCAATGAATTACCTCCACTCAGAGACATTCAGCTTGCCATCGATTTGGTACCTGGTGCTATGTTACCAAATCTGCCAGCCTATAGGATGAGTCCCTCCAAGCATGAAGAGCTTAATAAACAAGTTGGAGAGCTTCTCAAGAAGGGGTTTATTGAAGAAAGCATAAGCCCTGTGCTGTTCCAGCCTTGTTGACACCAAAGAAGGATGGTTTGTGGCGCATGTGTGTGGACAGCCGAGCTATCAACAGATCACCATCAAGTATAGGTTCCCAATTCCTAGGCTTGATGATATGCTAGACATGCTGTCCGGTTCTAAaatcttctccaagattgacctTCGCAGTGGATATCATCAAATTCGCATCCGGCCTGGAGACGAATGaaagacagccttcaagaccaaaGATGGACTATTCGAGTGGAAGGTCATGCCCTTTGGTCTGACGAATGCACCTAGCACTttcatgagagtcatgaccCAGGTACTTCGTCCTTTCATCGGTAAATTTcttcttgtttattttgatgatattttggtgtacAGTAAAGACCCAGATGAGCATATAGACCACCTGAAACAAGTTCTAAGAGTGCTTCGGCAAGAGAAGCTGTTTATCAACTTAAAGAAGTGTTCCTTCATGTTGcccaaggttgttttccttggCTTTATAATCTCATCCAAGGGTGTTGAAGCTAATCCAGAAAAGGTTCAAAGCACTGTTGAGTGGCCTATTCTGCCGACAGTCACCGAAGCCCGGAGTTTCCGTGGTTTAACTTCCTTTTACAGGCGATTCATTCGCAATTTCAGTGCCATCATGGCACCCATAACCGAATGCAGCAAGCAGAACAAGGGTCAATTCGAATGGATAGCAGCTGCTCACAAAGCCTTCCAGCtgatcaagaagaagatgattgaagCTCCAGTACTACGCCTGCCCAACTTTGACCATATTTTTTAAGTTGCTACAGATACTTCCCATGTTGGATTAGGCGGAGTTCTTATGCAGAATGGGTTTCCTATTGCATTCTACAGTGAGAAACTCAATGATGCCAAGACTTGGTACTCTACTTATGATATAGAGCTTTATGCTGTTGTTCAGGTCTTGCAGCATTGGAGACACTACATTATTGGCAAAGAATTCGTCCTGTACACTGATCATGAGGCATTCAAGCACCTCCACTCACAGAAGTCCATTAGCACCAGGCATGCTAAATGGGTTGCATACTTACAGGATTTCAACTTTGCCCTCAAATACAAGTCAGGAAAGGAGAATACAGTGGCTGATGCACTGAGTAGAAAAGTCCTGACCTTGAACACTTTCTCAGCCCATGCACTTAGCATCGAGCAAACCAGAGAAGAGTATGCTAGTGACAAGGACTTTCAAGTCCTATATGCTGATTTGAAGCAGGGTGGACAGCACCCTAAGTACTCAttacatgatggttacttgttctTAGGAACCCGGCTGTGCATTCCCGATTCGTCCTGACGACACCACATTATTAgggagttacatggaggaggttTAGGAGGACACTTCGGGAAAGATAAAACCATCTTACAGGTGACTGATCGGTGCTATTGGCCTCACTTGGCCAAAGATGTAGAGCATGTCATCAAGCAGTGCCGAGTTTGCCAGCTAGCTAAAGGTACCAAGCAAAACACGGGCCTCTATTCACCACTGCCGATCCCTCACCAGCCATGGGTTGATCTTAGTATGGATTTCGTACTTGGTCTTCCCCCTACTAAAGAAAGATTTGACTCCATCATGGTGGTGGTTGATAGATTCACCAagatggctcacttcattccttgTCCAAGAACACTTGATGCTTCCCACATTGCCAAGTTATTCTTCAAGGAGATTGTTCGCATTCATGGGTTATCCAATACCATCGTATCCGATCGTGatgtgaagtttatgagttatttcTGGAAAACTCTATGGCTGAAGACAAACACCAAGCTTTTGTTCTCTACTGCATTCCATCCCCATACTGACGGCCAGACAGAAGTAGTCAACAGGAGCCTTGGTAATTTGCTGCGGTGTTTAGTccgagattatgagaagacGTGGCCCCTCTATCCTTGACATTGCTGAGTTTGCTTACAACAGCTCCGTGAATAGGACCACCGGTCATACTCCTTTCGAGATTCTCCTTAGGATACAACCCCGCCGCCCGATTGATCTCAGTGatcatcttctcctctctttggaaccctataaatgtaaagggggttccattagaggctgtatATGTGAGGTACTATACCTTACAGTCTTAGGAGTGGTATTCTCTAAGTTGGAGAGAGTTTAGGAGTTGCTGAGGGTGATTTAAAGCTATGGAAGAAGACTGCCAAGTTACCGCCAGCCTGTGAAGtttcttcttggttctccttctcttctccatatCCTGGCATGAGACCTATTGGAGTTGCATCGTCTAGGGGAGTTGTTTTAGACCCCAAATCACTTGTTTGTtgaaagagaatgctacttaGCTTCCGAGATGTTTTGAAATCTTGGAAACAGACCTGCTTTTTCCTGACCTTGGGTGTCTCGATTCGATCCTACCTTTGGCAGCTTCGCTGGCCTTGGAACTTGTCCCATTTATGTCATATGGGAGTGCATttttgaagccctaagagcCTGCTCTTGAAGGTGGAGGATCAGAGGACTGCTACCGATTTTTCCTTCTTGCTATACGGTATCATGCTTTGTTTTTGCCTTCTTTGAGGCTTCTGTATTGGATGATGAATGTGATTGAGAATGGAATGCTTTGCATCTTGATGCACTTATTGGGTGTTATGAACTAAAGGTTCTTGGCTGCTAGAagaatttggtttgagttatgCAATTTTTTGCTCTTTATATGCTTGCTGTTTCTTAGGCTTGGTCTCAGCCTAGTGGTTTGGTTGATTGAGTACCATTTGTGCATTGGTTTGCCTCCTTAGTTGGGTTGAGTATATTCCCCACTTGTGCAAACAACTTATCTTGATTGTTGAAGTGTTTGCATATTATGTCCACTGTGTCTGGATAagattctgaggtcagtggaccaattaCAGCCGGCAGCCCAAGTGGTGGTTTCtcaaccatggcttcctttgataaccccaacacccagatctcggttgtgaagttggacaataccaactatttggattggtcccgctctgtgaagttgtccctacgcagtaggggaaagttggggtacatTACT is part of the Telopea speciosissima isolate NSW1024214 ecotype Mountain lineage unplaced genomic scaffold, Tspe_v1 Tspe_v1.0555, whole genome shotgun sequence genome and harbors:
- the LOC122648198 gene encoding uncharacterized protein LOC122648198, with translation MTDVLLGRPWLYDNDVTLLGRKNLCVFQHKGEEIKWYPLNLPAEVRNRRVMRTNQKGTESGNKVLAVPQREFEQTSHDTGLVLALVTKEVAAPTKEKFTQPIKDLLQDFSDVVPKELPNELPPLRDIQLAIDLVPGAMLPNLPAYRMSPSKHEELNKQVGELLKKGFIEESISPVLFQPC